In the Helianthus annuus cultivar XRQ/B chromosome 11, HanXRQr2.0-SUNRISE, whole genome shotgun sequence genome, one interval contains:
- the LOC110887956 gene encoding G-type lectin S-receptor-like serine/threonine-protein kinase At4g27290 produces MAAFKGVDPKMSQILLYIKTIIQISHPHLTLTSMEFGFMTILFSCVFFLLLSSCATLDTITTNQVFRDGDTIVSDDNMFELGFFSPGKSMNRYLGIWYKKISMGTVVWVANRETPVADKSGMLKLNRKGDLQILGADNTVIWSSNSTVSVMSNNPVVVVQLLDTGNLVVWDRSTKNENVIWQSFDYPGNTLLPGMKYGKDLVTGRERVIIPWKSADDPSPGEYLHWLDTNGYPQMFVRQGSVIRWRYGPWNGRKFQALRMENPNPIYSVQFVCNDKEIYFKYELKTSVLQRIIVLPDDTAVHLRWMDQTQKWVVHSVGAVTEICGGYGLCGPYGSCNANRYPPCTCMAGFKPRVPDEWDRGNGSSGCERKRALDCGSGLGFKRISGVIFPDTRHSWYNHSMTLEECEMACRMKCNCTAYANTDIRNGGSGCLLWFDELIDTTENDDKQDFYIKLAASEFAGAPL; encoded by the coding sequence ATGGCAGCTTTCAAAGGTGTTGACCCAAAGATGAGTCAAATTTTGCTATATATCAAAACCATCATTCAAATCTCACACCCACATCTCACACTCACATCAATGGAATTTGGTTTCATGACAATACTATTTTCATGTGTCTTTTTCTTGCTTCTGTCATCTTGTGCAACACTAGACACCATCACTACAAATCAAGTATTCAGAGATGGAGACACAATAGTTTCAGATGATAATATGTTTGAACTTGGCTTCTTTAGCCCCGGAAAATCCATGAATCGGTACCTAGGGATCTGGTACAAGAAGATATCGATGGGTACAGTCGTATGGGTTGCTAACAGGGAGACACCAGTTGCTGACAAATCAGGCATGCTCAAACTTAACAGAAAAGGAGACCTACAAATTCTGGGTGCTGACAATACAGTGATCTGGTCATCGAATTCAACAGTATCCGTGATGAGCAATAATCCTGTGGTGGTGGTGCAGCTTCTAGATACTGGAAATCTTGTTGTATGGGATAGAAGCACCAAGAACGAAAATGTAATCTGGCAAAGTTTTGATTATCCAGGTAACACATTGTTACCAGGAATGAAATATGGAAAAGATTTAGTAACAGGAAGAGAGCGGGTTATAATACCATGGAAGAGTGCAGATGATCCTTCACCAGGTGAATATTTACACTGGCTAGACACAAATGGATATCCACAAATGTTTGTCAGACAAGGTTCAGTTATACGATGGAGATATGGACCATGGAACGGTCGTAAATTTCAAGCTTTACGCATGGAAAACCCAAATCCTATTTACTCGGTTCAATTTGTTTGTAATGATAAGGAAATATATTTCAAATATGAGCTTAAAACATCGGTTCTTCAAAGGATCATTGTGTTGCCAGATGACACCGCTGTGCATTTGCGTTGGATGGATCAAACCCAAAAGTGGGTTGTGCATTCTGTTGGAGCAGTAACAGAGATTTGTGGTGGTTATGGACTTTGTGGGCCATACGGAAGCTGCAACGCTAATAGGTACCCCCCTTGTACTTGTATGGCAGGTTTTAAGCCTCGGGTCCCAGATGAATGGGATAGAGGAAATGGGTCTAGTGGGTGTGAACGTAAACGGGCTTTAGATTGTGGAAGTGGGTTAGGCTTTAAAAGAATTTCAGGAGTTATATTTCCAGACACACGCCACTCATGGTATAATCATAGCATGACGCTTGAAGAATGTGAGATGGCTTGCAGAATGAAGTGCAATTGTACGGCTTATGCAAATACAGATATCAGAAATGGAGGAAGCGGATGTTTGCTTTGGTTTGATGAGCTTATCGACACCACAGAGAACGATGATAAGCAGGATTTTTACATAAAATTGGCTGCCTCTGAGTTCGCAGGTGCACCTTTATGA